The sequence GCTGTTCGGCGTCGCACGCAGCGATTGGACTTGGTCAGTACGGTTCGAAGACTTCGACAATGATGGCTGGCTCGATCTCCACGTCACAAACGGAATGATACGAGAGTACCACAACGCCGATATCCTTAAAGGCGTCATGGGCGCCGTCAGCCGCCAAGCCCAGCGTGCTGTCATGAAACGCAGTCCCGTCATGGCCGAGAGCAACCTCGCCTTCCGCAATAAACAAGGGCAAGGCTTCGAACGCGTCGAGCAAGAATGGGGACTCGACCACCTTGGCGTCAGCTTCGGCTCCGCCACTGGAGATTTCGACGGCGACGGCGACCTCGACCTCATCTACGCAAACTACGACGCCCCCTTCACCCTATACCGCAACGACAGCCGAGACAACCGCGTCGTATTCGCCCTCCAAGGCAAGCAATCCAACCGCTACGCCATCGGAGCCTCCATCGAAATACAAACCGTATCTGGTAAACAGATACGTAAACACCTCAATGCCCGCGGCTACCTTTCCACTAGCGAACCCATCTTCCACTTCGGCCTTGGGTCAGAGGAAACCATCCAAACCGCCACCATCCGCTGGCCCAGCGGGAATGTGCAAACCCTAACCAATTTAAAGGCGAATCGCAAATACACCGTCCCGGAAGACAACTCGTCGCAGAACGGTACGCTCGCCACCATCCCGGATCCAGCGCCACAACTCTTTAGGAAAGCAGATTCCACATCACTGGCCTCTAACCTGCAGCCCCCAGTCCAGACAAAAGACTCCCTAGCCATCGCACCGCCCCTCGTTCCCCAAGGAATACAGTTCTTCCCAGACTTCATCTCAGTCCAAGCCGACCTCAACAACGACGGGACCCCCGACTACGTCATCGGTAACCTCGGTTTGAATACACGCTACCAAGCCAGCCCCGAGGCCCCCTTCGTTATTCTGGAAGGCCGCTTCGCCAATCCCCGAGAGACGCAACGCATCGAAGCCTACGTCGAAAACGGACGACTCCTCCCCTTCCGCTCGAGAAAGGACCTCATCGAGCTCATCCCGCCGCTCGAACGAAAATTTCCCAGTGCCAACGCTTTCGCCGCAGCCACGCTCGAAGAAATCCTCGGCCCAAGCGCAATCTCCAAAGCCTCCCGCCTTGAAATCACCGAACTGCGCAGTGGGGCGCTTATCTCAAGCCCCGAAGGTGAACTCACCTTCTTCCCCTTCACCGGACTCGCCCAAATCGCCCCCATCACCCACGTAGCCATCGCCGACTTCAACGGCGACGGACATCTCGACATTGCCGCCGCCCAAAACGAACACGACGTGGATCCCGTCATTGGCTACCACGACGGAGGTCTCGGTGTCATTCTGCTCGGTGACGGAACGGGCCACTTCAACAGCCTCTCCCCTTCCGAGAGCGGCCTCGTTC is a genomic window of Pelagicoccus enzymogenes containing:
- a CDS encoding VCBS repeat-containing protein; protein product: MRFYYKGSFALLALGLATTTPNLVGRSQVDSAPLVPYSSPNPTSSQTLFSEIPSTHSGIDLVNSYNDPRMWGERYQEMVFGTIGTGVAVADYDKDGLPDLFLAAKTGGSRLYRNLGDFKFEDLTESAGLSLQDDSWSGRLRGLFGSGSDQDLPWDQGTAFVDVDNDGWLDLYVTSFNAPNRLYINQGDGTFHEEAEQRGLAIQDSSGSAAFCDFDRDGWLDVYLQTNMLDVISQPDGRPDRLFRNKGDGTFEEVTQSAGISGSTSGHSVAWWDYNEDGWPDIYVSNDFSVPDRLYQNNGDGTFTDVLESVLPLTPYYSMGADIGDINNDGLIDLFVGDMAPTSHETDHRGMAISRARELANRPPEAAPQRMRNALYLNTRSSRMLEAAWLFGVARSDWTWSVRFEDFDNDGWLDLHVTNGMIREYHNADILKGVMGAVSRQAQRAVMKRSPVMAESNLAFRNKQGQGFERVEQEWGLDHLGVSFGSATGDFDGDGDLDLIYANYDAPFTLYRNDSRDNRVVFALQGKQSNRYAIGASIEIQTVSGKQIRKHLNARGYLSTSEPIFHFGLGSEETIQTATIRWPSGNVQTLTNLKANRKYTVPEDNSSQNGTLATIPDPAPQLFRKADSTSLASNLQPPVQTKDSLAIAPPLVPQGIQFFPDFISVQADLNNDGTPDYVIGNLGLNTRYQASPEAPFVILEGRFANPRETQRIEAYVENGRLLPFRSRKDLIELIPPLERKFPSANAFAAATLEEILGPSAISKASRLEITELRSGALISSPEGELTFFPFTGLAQIAPITHVAIADFNGDGHLDIAAAQNEHDVDPVIGYHDGGLGVILLGDGTGHFNSLSPSESGLVLPGTNWRLNAQDVDKDGDIDLIATPSEGTSQIYLNRTND